TCATCTTGGGGCAAAACCACCAAATGTGTGAGATGTTCCCAACATCAGAGGAGCATCTCCAACATCTGTCTGAAGGGGATAGGTTTATTCTAAGGAGAAACTCCGGAGTCCTATGCCATCTCGATAACGTTTTAAATGAATTCTCTTGAACTCCAATACACGTAGAGAAACCATGAGAGTTGGCCAGAATACTCGCTCTATTTCTTTCATCCAATTTTATGTTTAACTCCCGCTCCCAGTTATTTAGGTATGTAGGGTCTTGAGGGTTCTTATTGCTAGATATCTGTTTATATATCATAGACAAGCATTTATGTGGCAAGTTAGGGAGCATTACATAGTTCTCTAGCCACGTGGGGTCTGGCAGGGGGAAATTGTTAGATTTCCGGAATTTAGCACAGGATTTCTCAAAGTCCCAGGATTGTAGTATGTCGCCAGGAGCATCGTTAGTGCCCATGATATCTTTGTAGAAATCACTATTAGCCTTGGACCTACCCAAGTCTCCCATTCAAAGGTGTTTCACAGAAGCCCATATCTTTGTGACCACTAATGGCCGCTTAGCCAGAATCTGCGGTAAAACATACAGGGGCGTCAGGGGAGACAATTTGCCTCTTCCCAGATTAAGCTCCTCCGAATTTTGGCCGGTACGGATAGTGCACCTGAGTAGATCATACGGTAGCTCCTGTTTACTCGGCAATGGGGCCTTATACCAAAGCAAGGATTCCCTATGTCTCCCCAGCAGAGATTTTTCCATATCAACATGCATAGGAAGAGGATCATGGCGCGTCAATGACAACCATCTCTCCAAATGTATGGCTTGCAGATATGAGGTGATGTCAGGCAAAGAAATGCCTCCCCGCCTCCTATTCCTGGTAAGGAGAGAATAGGGAAGCCTCGCTTTCCTCCTATCCCATAGGAATCCACTAAAAATAGAGATTAGTTTAGTCTGAAAGGTACCGGGGACTGATATCGGGAGAGATCTGAATAAATACAGTAGCTGGGGGAGAATAAATGTGACCAGGGCGTTCTTCCTTCCCAACCAAGAGAGCATCTTCTTTGAGAAACCTGCCAGAGTAGACTGTATTTTAGACAGCAAGGGAATATGGTTTAATTGATACAACAAGTTCGTGTTGGCCGGGATTAGGATCCCTAAATATTTAATAGCCTTAGGCGGCCACTTAAAAGGGGTCATAGCCTTAATTCTTCTCAACTTGGGAGGCGTTATAGAGATGCTAGTGCTTCTGACTTGTCGAAGTTTATTTTAAAATCAGATGCATCTCCAAATGCCCTGAAGATGTTCATGACAAATGGCATTGCCTCCTCTGGGTTTGAAATGAACAGCAACAAGTCGTCGGCAAACGCGGCCATCTTGTGTTCAGTTTTGTTTATCTTCAGACCCCTAATATCTGGAGTCTGTCTAAATGTAAGCAAGAGCGTCTCCATAGCTAGGATGAAGAGCGAGGGAGAcaacgggcaaccctgtctggtaCCATTTCCAATGCCAAAGGAGTCCGATAGTGTATTGTTCACTAATATACGTGCCGAGGGTGAGGAGTACATTGCAAATATCGCCTGTATAAACCTATCTGGGAACCCAAACGCATCTAAAGTTTTCCGCATGAACATCCAGTTAACTCTGTCGAACGCTTTCTCCGCGTCTGTCCCTAGGAGAACTAGAGGTATCTTTTTTGAGTGAGCATGGGCAACCGCATTTATGACTCTGCTAACATTGTGTCTCCCCTCCCTGCCCAGTACAAATCCCACCTGTTCCTCACCAATCAGGCGAGGAAGGAAGGGGGCGATTCTATTGCTTAATACCTTGGCCCACCACTTCAGATCGGTGTTCAAGAGGGAAATGGGTCTATAGCTACCGCACATCTCCTGATCCTTCCCCTCTTTATGGATAATGGTAATATGTGCTTCTTGCGTCTGAGCAGGGAGGGAGGAGCCCCGTAGCAGGTCATTACAGAGTCTCGTAAAATATGGGGACAGAATATGTTTAAACTTTTTGTAGTAATAGATGGGAAACCCATCCGGGCCTGGACTCTTTCCTATAGGTATAGACCCAAGAACTTTCTCAATCTCCTCAAGCGTGACAGGACTTAACAGCACAGATCTATCCTCTTCTGACAAAGTGGGTATCTTGATAGCTTCAAGGAAGGTGTCGATATGCTTGTTCAAGAGGTTTTGGTCATATCCCGCTTCTCGTTTCTCTCTCTCAATATTATATAGGGAGGAGTAAAAATTGCAGAATTCCTTAGCAATGTCAGGGGTAGAGGTTACTCTCTTCCCATTTTTATTCTTAATAGCCTGAATGAAAGTTTTGCTCCTCTGGGCTCTTAAAAGGTTAGACATGACCTTAGTCCCCTTATCTCCATGACAAAAATATTTAAACCGTAGTGATTGCAGTATTTTGGCAGACTTAATGTTAAGCAGGTCTTTGACCTGATGGCGTAAAGATCGAAGTGCAGAGTGCACTTTGTCACACTGCCTGGTCTTATGCAGGGCTTCTAGGGTGGAGATCTGCATCAGCAGAGAGTTTAACTGTTGTGACCTTTGTTTCTTAACTTTGGACCCCAAGCTAATCAGCTCCCCCCTGATAACCACTTTGTGAGCTTCCCACACTATGGACATGGGTGTTTGGGAGTCATCATTTATATTGAAATAGTCTATGATCTTCTGTTCGATCTGGGCTTTATTATCTTCATCCTCAAGAAGCGTGGTGTTAAGTCGCCACGTCCACGCCTTCGGAGGCAGGTCTGCTAGCTTCCATTTAACTATAACTAAGGCATGGTCAGAGATGGTGGAGGCACCAATGTCTGCTTTTGTTACAGAAATAAGTGAGTTATTAGACATAAGGATGTAATCCAACCTTTGGTATGTACCATGGACTGGAGAGAAAAACGTATAGTCCCTCCCTTCAGGGTTGAGAATCCTCCAGACGTCTGAGATCTGCAGGTTCGACAGAGCTAACTGGAGTCTACGTATTTGTTTCTTAGAGAGGGATGGAGATCTTGAGGTGGAATCCACACTGTGATCTAAAGTCAAGTTGAAATCACCCCCCAAGATCAACATGCCTTCTGCAAAGTTCCCCAGGGTGGCTAATATCTGCAAGAACCACGGGACTTGTTTAACATTAGGGGCATAAACATTGGCCAAAGTGATGGTGCAATTGAGGATTTTCCCCTTGACAAACAAATACCTCCCAAAAGGATCCTCCATCTTAGCTGTCAATATAAAAGGTAAGTTTTTACCTAAACCATTGGAGACCCCGCGTGCCGCCGAGGAGTAGGTGGAGTGGTACCAGACAGGGAAGCTTCTACTGTTCATGTTTGGGTCATGCAAGTGTCGGAAGTGAGTCTCCTGTAAAAAGAGTATGTCAGCATGTTCTCTGTTAAGGGTGTGATAAACCTGGCTTCTTTTCTGGGGTATATTCATACCATTAACATTAAGCGTACATACAGTTATATCAGCCATATCATAATCATATCATCAATAGCTATCATATGCACCTCAGTAATGTCATTCAGTGGGTCGacaggtgagggaagggaagggaCAGGAATGAAAACGAAGGAAAAAAGAGAGCCTGCAGGCTCTAACGGCGCAACATTGCGCAGAACTACAAGTGCTATCAAATGAGACTGGGCCGGTGGGGGGGACATAAGTGGAAGAGCCCAGCAAGACCAGGTACTCCACACATCTCCGGCCAGCAACATAGGCCATAGTTAGCCTACTGTAAATTGAAAAATACCAGAAAAACATACAAGAACATATATAGCTCATGAAAGAACACGTGAAAACACATGGTGCTACATAATGTCATAGATGGTCACAGGGTGACAAGAACTTGAACCATTGCAGGGTCTGGAGGAGAGGCCAGCCACATGGTAGATAAAAAAGACTTTCCAGGTGGTCTAAGCCGGCGTAACAGCTCTCCTCCACATCCAGCACTACCCAGCCACGTAAGGTATTGTAGTATGATAGCCATACCCACGACTATAGCAAGTCTGCTTGTAACTATATGAACCAGAATTCAACATTTTGCAAATAAATGGGTTATAAACCCAAATAAGAGATCAGAACGACCCTTCTGATGTTTTGTGACCTCCGAAAAGGTACGTTTCAGTCCACTGAGGTCTGCTTCTTCCTCGCCGATTTGTGTTTAGATGCTAATGCCCAAGGCTCCGAAGGGCGGCAAACGAGGAAGGTCTTCAGCTGTAGGCACGGGCAGCCACGACGGGATGTCCATAGGTGGAATCTCCAGGGCCTCCCAAATCTTAGGCAGGTCATCCGGGCTGCGAACCGTGAACTGCCGACCCGAAATAGAAGCACTCAGGCCGAAGGGGAAGAGCCACCTCATAGGAATTTTCCTGGCTCTTAACTCCGTTGTCAACGGGCGCAAGGTCCGTCTCTTAGCGAGTGTGCTTGCTGCTAGATCCTgaaaaatctgtattttgtgagtgTCCAGCAAAATATCTTCCTTATCTCTCACCTTCTTTAGAATCTCCGCTGTGTCAAGATAGTTCAAAAGCGCGCAAACTGTATCTCTCGGCGGGTCTCCTTCTGCTGGCTTAGGCCTCAGGGCTCTGTGCGCGCACTCGATAATAATGGCGTCTGCATGTTCCTGCCCCACTAGGATTGAGAAGATACGGCGGACGCAATCTGAGAGTTCCTCAGCAGGTATTGATTCCGGGATTCCTCTGAGCCTGACATTCTTACGCCGtcccctattctcctggtcttccaggctaAGGTAGGCATTATTCAGCTGCGAGCGCAGCGATTTCATTTGAGTATGCAGGCCCCTGCTGTGTTCAGCAATAGCTGATTGAGAGGATTCAAGCAAGTCTACTCGGGCCCCTATTTGGCGTACCTCCATCTTTATGTCCGTTAATTCCTTCATCACCGGGGACAAGGCCTGTGACAGTGAGTGCTTTAGAAAGGACCGAGTGATCGGTAATGCGTTTACAGCTCCCTGTGCGTCAGAGAAGGTACACAAGCTGCCTCCATccgagtcatcctcctgtgtttcAGAGCAGGCAGCGGCCGCCGCCATTTTCTTCGCTCTGGCTGGGGAGTGCATCGGCTTATTTAGGAACTTCGACAGGTCCCCCTGCATCTTCTGGGGTCTCAAGGAGCCCTCCGTGTCCTTGTTTCTGTCTTTGGACATTTTGCCCATGATTCAAGTAGGCTAGGTGCTCTAAAAAGCTGTAAAGCCGGGAGATGTGGTGAGGAGCTCGAGGTTAAGCGTCCACCACCATactcggctagctccgcccccctccagacggaacatttttaaaagattttttcctgtttgtttctttattactcccagaaaactgcctgaatctcctggaaggacaaacatttgccaaatgatttatatctccacaacaaaaacaaaccatcccatgcgagctgaatcttctattgtcagaagcaatcaaccccagctgcatgggctcctgctcagcaggggctgacagcgaccgagacccctgcgcacagaatgagaccgctgcactgtcctgggactgagtatgacaggaaggggacatctctcctctctctctaagacgcctgtcaatacgaacggcctgagacatagcagagtccaaagaaataggtctctcatgaaaggcaaatgcatctttcaatccctctgaaagaccatggcaaaatttgacttcggagtgcagcatcatttcaaccagtatcagctgcccatctccgaaattctgagcagtatatttctgcggattgtttaccctggcataatagacgtagtctagactcagccggagcaatacgatccggatcatcatatatctgacccagggctaaaaagaattcatccactgaacggagaggccgtgccccctccggcagcgaaaaggcccaagactgagcgttacccctgagcagcgatataatgatccccaccatccgttcctcatcaccagaggaatggggaagaaggcgaaaatggagtttgcaagcctctctaaaacgcacaaaattctcactacccccggagaacgtatccgggagcgagatcttaggctcagaacaaactccatgaacgcaagctgaaccggtcacttgaagctgagaaaaagtcttacggagatcagctacctccaatgaaagaccctggaagcgttcagccaaaagtgaaaccggatccatgcttgagactgttttggcggcttataatgtcacggacggtgtacaggaaacaagacaaagcaacatgcatatatgactcactggatccaaagctaaggaaccaaaagggagacccctgcacaagacctgagactttccctggctgctcagcctatgcaaagatctcagaggtggatggttgcatatccacgtacctcgactaaataacccctgaacaccctacaatagtgaggggacacgaccaccggctccctacaccagacacggagggagtcagggtcacctgggatccagcaaacagaaaataacagataaatgttcagcacttaactttgtagcagactggaaaacaagatcaggtGTAATACACTAATCTCATTGCACCTGCTGGGCTGAGTGGGAGAGAGCACAGACCAGAGATAATCCCCCGGCCTGTGCGCTCTCCTCAGCTCACCAGAAGAGATAACATCATCATATCATGTCTGCTGCTGGTAAGAGCATGATGTGCTCGATGTtactatttaattttatttatagtACAGGAACCTTACTACTATAAGGAGGACACTAAGGGTCAGCACTATTGCAGGGGGGGCACAAGGGGGGCTTTACTAATGTGTTGTACCACTAAGAGGCAGCATTATtgaaagggggcataactactgtttggagacatcaagggggcattctactgagTGGGGGCACTTTTTGAGCATcagtactgtgaagagggcattaAGGGGGAAGTTCACTGTGAAAGGGACACTGAGGGGAGATAACTATGGTGTGGTGTGGTCTTGTTCAGTGCTAGgcaatgttttatttatatatcttttaAATGACTAATTTGGTGGGGGTTGCAGGGAAGTTGTTTAAGGTGGGGGCCAACTTTGTCTAGTTATGCTCCTGTGTCTACTATTAGATTGTGATCTGTTTGGCCACCAATTTTTGGGCCATGCCTTGTactttctgtggattttttttatacagaaatTTTATAAAATTTAAATAGAATTTTATGGTATATTATTCAACAATAACAATTGTGTTTTATCCTTGGCAGATAACTGTACTGGGATCTCTGAGAAGCGTCTGGTATCTTCAAATTTTGAAGAGGATGGTCGTGGTATCACACAAGATGAAGAGCATGCCAACAGCCAAGATATACTCTCATCCaatcagagaaaaaaattatCACTTGATCATATTAAACAGGTCCGAACTTCTGAATTATCAGAGACTGTAACACAGAATAAAAGTCGTAGAAGAGGTGTTAAACATCAAACAGCTCATGTAAGAGAGAAGcctttttcatgtttagaatgtggaagATGCTTTCGATGTAAAAgagatcttgttagacatgagaaaattcacacagggaagaggccattttcttgtttagaatgtggaaaatgttttagataTAAATCGGAAGTTGCCAcacatcagaaaactcacacaggggagaagcctttttcatgttcagaatgtagaaaatgttttagatataATTCAGAACTTGtcacacatcagagaattcacacaggagaaaagccattttcatgttcagaatgtggaaaatgtttttacAGTAAATCCCCTTTTGttctacatcagagaagtcacacaagggagaagccattttcatgttcagaatgtgaaaaatgttttaaaaagaaatcagatcttgttacacatcagagaagtcacactggagaaaagccattttcatgttcagaatgtgaaaaatgttttgCCGATAAATCATCTCTATTTAAACATCAGAGAgtgcacacaggggagaagccattttcatgttcagaatgtgggaaatgttttcccCGCAAATCAGCTCTTgatagacatcagagaattcacacagaggaaaatacatttttatgttcagaatgtgggaaacgttttCCCAACAAATCAGCTCTTGATacgcatcagagaattcacaggggggagaagccattttcatgttcagaatgtgcgAAATGTTTTCAacgtaaatcacatcttgttagtcatcagagaattcacacaggagagaagccattttcatgtttagaatgtgggaaatgttttcaacgtaaatcacatcttgtaagtcatcagaaaattcacaccggggagaaaccattttcatgttcagaatgtggtaaatgttttcaCCATCATTCATCtattgttatacat
The sequence above is a segment of the Bufo gargarizans isolate SCDJY-AF-19 chromosome 6, ASM1485885v1, whole genome shotgun sequence genome. Coding sequences within it:
- the LOC122941916 gene encoding zinc finger protein OZF-like; the encoded protein is MSAADNCTGISEKRLVSSNFEEDGRGITQDEEHANSQDILSSNQRKKLSLDHIKQVRTSELSETVTQNKSRRRGVKHQTAHVREKPFSCLECGRCFRCKRDLVRHEKIHTGKRPFSCLECGKCFRYKSEVATHQKTHTGEKPFSCSECRKCFRYNSELVTHQRIHTGEKPFSCSECGKCFYSKSPFVLHQRSHTREKPFSCSECEKCFKKKSDLVTHQRSHTGEKPFSCSECEKCFADKSSLFKHQRVHTGEKPFSCSECGKCFPRKSALDRHQRIHTEENTFLCSECGKRFPNKSALDTHQRIHRGEKPFSCSECAKCFQRKSHLVSHQRIHTGEKPFSCLECGKCFQRKSHLVSHQKIHTGEKPFSCSECGKCFHHHSSIVIHQRIHTGERLFSCSECGKCFLYKSHLVVHQRIHTGEKPFSCSECGKCFQRKSHLVSHQRIHTEEKSFSCSECGKCFHHKSTLVIHQRIHTGEKPFSCSECGKCYYCKSTLVRHQRIHTGRSHLLV